From a region of the Takifugu flavidus isolate HTHZ2018 chromosome 20, ASM371156v2, whole genome shotgun sequence genome:
- the LOC130517782 gene encoding alpha-synuclein-like has protein sequence MDAFMKGFSKAKDGVVAAAEKTKQGVTGAAEMTKDGVMFVGTKTKDGVTVVAGKTVSGVSQVGGAVVTGVTAVAQKTVESAGSIAAATGLVKKEPGKQGDDAAAAENMAESPDVTDPAEATEEDADD, from the exons ATGGACGCGTTCATGAAAGGTTTCTCCAAAGCCAAGGATGGGGTCGTGGCAGCGGCGGAGAAAACCAAGCAGGGAGTGACTGGAGCCGCCGAGATGACGAAAGACGGGGTGATGTTCGTCG GTACCAAAACGAAGGACGGGGTCACAGTAG TTGCAGGTAAAACCGTGTCTGGCGTGTCCCAGGTGGGCGGAGCCGTGGTTACCGGAGTGACCGCCGTGGCTCAGAAAACCGTGGAGAGCGCGGGGAGTATTGCCGCCGCCACCGGGTTGGTCAAAAAAGAACCAGGCAAACAA GGCGACGACGCCGCCGCAGCTGAAAACATGGCAGAGTCACCAGACGTCACGGATCCGGCCGAAGCCACAGAG GAGGACGCCGACGACTGA